Proteins from a genomic interval of Nocardioides jishulii:
- a CDS encoding DUF1269 domain-containing protein, with protein sequence MATLTVWKFDTPEGAQKAEDALIRLQGQELIQVLDAATVSWPEGKKKPKTRQANDLLGPGLLGGMFWGLLFGIIFFIPIIGLAVGAASGALIGALTDVGINDDFIKDVRAKVTPGTSALFVLSAGAVLDRVHEELRSQGIHGELIQTNLSSEEEAKLRKVVEEGDEA encoded by the coding sequence GTGGCAACTCTGACAGTGTGGAAGTTCGACACCCCGGAAGGGGCGCAGAAGGCCGAGGACGCCCTGATCAGGCTTCAGGGCCAGGAACTCATCCAGGTGCTCGACGCTGCCACCGTGTCGTGGCCGGAGGGAAAGAAGAAGCCCAAGACGCGGCAGGCCAACGACCTCCTCGGGCCGGGACTGCTGGGCGGCATGTTCTGGGGCCTCCTCTTCGGCATCATCTTCTTCATCCCGATCATCGGTCTGGCCGTGGGCGCTGCCTCGGGGGCGCTCATCGGCGCGCTGACCGACGTCGGCATCAACGACGACTTCATCAAGGACGTGCGGGCGAAGGTCACCCCAGGCACCTCGGCCCTCTTCGTCCTGTCGGCGGGCGCCGTCCTGGACCGGGTGCACGAGGAGCTGCGCTCGCAGGGCATCCACGGTGAGCTGATCCAGACCAACCTCTCGAGCGAGGAAGAGGCGAAGCTCCGCAAGGTCGTCGAGGAGGGGGACGAGGCCTGA